GAAAGGCATTATCTGGCAAAGTTACCGGATTCTGATGATGCCATTATTACGGATACCAACAAGGTAATCAATACGCTGAATTCCCTCTGCGTAGAGATGGACATGAGGTATGACCTTCTTAAAAATGCATTCTGTAAGAATTTAAAGGAATACAATAAAAAATTCGCAGAAAGAAAATTAAACCCGGAGAACGGGCACCGCTACCTGCCGTATATTGTTTTGGTGGTGGATGAGTTTGCGGATCTGATCATGACCGCCGGAAAAGAAGTGGAGATGCCGATTGCCAGGCTGGCGCAGTTAGCCAGAGCGGTAGGGATCCACCTGATTGTAGCGACCCAGAGACCGTCCGTCAATGTCATCACAGGGATGATCAAGGCCAACTTCCCTGCGAGGGCAGCATTCAGGGTAATTTCCAGTGTAGACTCCAGGACAATCCTGGATTCTCCGGGTGCAGATCAGCTGATCGGTAAAGGGGATATGCTGTATTTCAACGGAAACGAAATCCTAAGGCTTCAGTGTGCCTTTATAGATACGCCTGAGGTGGAAAGGCTGGCAGAATTCATCGGGGAACAGAAAGGCTATTCTTCCGCGTTCCTTCTTCCGGAATATGTTTCTGAAGATGCTACCAGTACTGTCGGCGCTTTTGATCCGAATGAAAAGGATGCTTTGTTTGAAGAGGCGGCCAGAATTATCGTATCTACGCAACAGGGTTCTACTTCCATGCTTCAAAGACAGCTGAAACTGGGATATAACAGAGCCGGGAGGATTATGGACCAGCTGGAAGCCATCGGGATCGTAGGCGGTTTCAACGGTGCAAAAGCAAGGGAAGTACTCATCAGCGACCTCCATTCTTTGGAACAGTTTTTGGAAGACATGCGCAGTTAACGGAAATCTATGATCAGTTTAACTTTTATCATGTAAGCAAGTCTAAAGATTAAAGAATTAAATAAAAATGAAAAATATTATTTCAAAAATTGTTGTAAGCAGTCTGGTAGTAGGTGCCGTAGGTTTTACCAGTGCCCAGAAAATTGATGCAAAAGCAAAAAAAATATTGGACGATATTACGGCAAACTATAAATCTAAAAAGAATACGTATTTTAAATTCTCTTTCGGAACCGGGACCAACGGCCAGACATCCAAAACGGAGCCGGGAATCTATTATGCAGCCGGAGACAAGTATAAACTGAAAATCATGGAAATCGAACAGATTTTCGACGGAAATAAAATTTACAACATCAATACGGAGGATACTGAAGTTACCGTAGCAAAACCAAACGGCAGCAGTTCTATGTTCTCCCCTATCAATTACCTGTCTTCTTACAGAAACGATTACAACGTTACCTATAACGGCAAGAAAAATATAGACGGCGTAAATACTGATTTTATTAAACTGACTCCCGTAAAATCAAACGGGATCAAATATGTCTATCTTTATGTTGATTCGGCAAAGAAACAGATGGTAAAGCTTGAACAGCACGGCAGCAATAATGATATTGCAGTAATTACCATTAAGGATTACAAGGAAAACCAGAACCTGGATCCGGGAATGTTTATTTTCGACAAGGGTAAATATAAGAATTACCTGGTTACAGAATTGTAAAATGAATTATTACGATCTGCAAGACGGAGAATAACCCTTTACAGAAGATATTTAAGAGTTTTACAGAAAACCTGATTCATTTAATTATAAAATTTCATAAAATATAGGAGCCGCAAAGGAAACTTTGTGGCTTTTTGATTAATTTTGGCAGATGTTTAAAATATTAGACCGGTATATTATAAAAACTTTCTTCGGACCGTTTATTTTTATATTCAGCGTACTGTTTTTCATATTTATTGTCAATATCGTGTGGGTTCAGTTGGGCCAGTTTATGGGCAAAGGATTAAGCTCATGGCAGATCCTGAAGCTGCTGTTCTATCTTGGCGTAAGTGTAATCAGCATGGTGTTGCCGCTTACCATTCTCCTGGCCAGTATTATGGCATTCGGGGAATTCGGGGAACGGTACGAGCTTGCTGCTATGAAAGCAGCCGGAATCTCTCTGACGCGTGTTATGCTTCCCCTGTTGGGCGTGACGGCCGCCATGGCAGTTATGCTTTACTTTTTTTCCAACAATATCATCCCGGATTTTCAGAGGAAAGCAAAGAACATGCTCTTTAATATTGCCCAGACAAAGCCGGCACTGAATTTTACTCCCGGGCAGTTTATTGATCAGATTCCTGGATATATGGTAAAGTTTGATAAAATCGTCGGGGAAAACGGCGAAAATATTGAAGGGGTCTTCATTCATAAAAAAGCAACCAGTTATGAAAATCAGCGGTCTATTGTAGCTGAAAAAGGAAGGTTTGTTCCTGCAGCCAACAAAAATTACCTGAAGCTGGTGCTCTATAACGGTTATGTCTACGAAGATAATTTTGCCGGGAAAAGTGAAAATGTCCGTTTAAAACAGCCGGACCAGGCGATTAAATTTGATTCCCTGATTTCTCATTTTGATGTCAGTGAAATTATCAACAGAGCCATTGAAGAAGAAAAAATAACGGACGATTATCGTTTCCAGACCTTTAACCAATTGAATACAACCATTGATAAAACCAAGAAGGACAATGATAAATTCTTTACCAATGTCAACAATGATGTGCTGAGCCAGACGAATTCCGTGATAGGCTATATGGATTCCAAACAGAACAGGTCAAAAGTAAAACCCAAACAGCTCCTGAAACTGGATACGCTTAAAAAGGAGAAGAAACTTGAAATCATCAGAAATGCGTACAGCAGGCTGGACAACCTGAAAAGCACACTGGATTCCAAAAACAAGGAAATTGATCCGGGGGTTAAATATTACGGCAAAGTGGTTATTTACCAGCAGCGGATTGTTACCTATTCATTTACGTGTATTATTTTCTTCCTGATCGGGGCCAGCCTCGGTTCTATTATCAGGAAAGGCGGTATGGGGCTTCCCGTCATTATTGCCATTGTTATTTTCATCATTTTTTATATCATCAATGTGGGGACGGAAAATATGTCATGGTCCGGTAAAATAAACCCTTATCTGGGTGCCTGGATCCCGAATATTGTACTCTTCCCGTTCGGAATCTGGATGACCTATAAGGCATTGACGGATTCCCAGTTATTTGATGCTGAAAAATACAAAGCACTATTTAAGCCGGTTACCAGATTGTTTGTTAAGAACAAAGAACATGAAAGATACCAGTAACAGATATTCAGAATAACGTTAGTTAAGACCCGGAAATTTCCGGGTCTTTTTTATGGTACATTAAAATTCTTTTTTATTTGAATATAAAAATTACCTTTGCCGCAATTTAAAGATCAACCTATGAAAAAACTATTACTTGTTGGATTGTTCAGCCTGGCGTCACTGAATGCGTATGCCCAGGATGAAAACACGGAGTACGAAATGAGAGCCGGCGAAAAGCCCGGTTATATTATTGATAAAAGCGGAAAGCAGATTGAAGGCATTGTGAGGCTGGCCGGCAGTGAGATGAGCCCATGGACCAATCAGAAAAAAGTGAAGTTTATTGCTGCTTCCGATATCGACAACTCTAAAAAAAGACAGAAATTCAAAACCCTTGATACGGATGACCTGAAGGGATACATGGCCATTGACAATAATACCGAAAGGCGTTTTGAGGCGGTTAAGTATACCAATACAAAAGAAGGATTCAATACAGCCAACGGAGGGCTTAGCGGTGGATTGAAAGCGTTTAACAACCTTACGAAAAGCACCCAGTTCGCAGAAGTTGTGGCTGACGGAAAAATTAAAGTATACCGATTATACGGTTTCCCCACTACTTTTTCAGCGGGCGGACAGGTTGACGTAGCGGATAAAGAAAATAAAAGAATGCGGGAAAACCCCTCTTATATCTATTCCAAAAAAGGAGGGAAAGCGGAAGAACTGACCCTGGCCAAGGCCAAGATGATCGTGGCAGACTGCCCTGTGGTAAAAGGGAAAATCGCAGCCGGAGAATACGGTTCTCTGAAAACCGACACCAAGCAAAGGTCCGGTTTAGGAAAATTCATCAAGAATGAAGTGGACAAAGCCATGTCTGACAACCTTTCTATTGTGAATGAAGTGATCTACGATTACAATGAGAATTGTAAATAACCAAATCAACCGTCAAAAAACATACAGAAAAACAGCCTCAACTATCGGGGCTGTTTTTTATTCTCCCTTCCTTTCCTTATTTGCACGTTTTTTGTAAAATACAGATAACCAAACCGATTATTTTTATGAAAACCTCACTTCTTGCCTTGAGCCTTATATTAATGATCTCATGCAAAAAGGAAACCCGCCCGGATGTTCAGAAAACTGATGTTTCAGAAGATGGTATATCCATGAAAAACAATCGTCGTACAGCATCGGATGACGCTATAAAATCTGTGGAAGACATTAAAAAAGAATATACTGAACTGAGCAGTCTTCTGGCTTCAAAAAAACTGGATTCCAGCAGCTTTACCTATTTTTGCAACGATAGAGAAGGTGAAGTAGTTTTGTATAAACAGAACGATAAAATCATGATGGTGAAGGATTTTTATTCTGAGCACAGCCATTTTTCTTCATCCACACAGTATTTTATTAAGAATGGCCAGGTCTTTTTCATTTTTCAGGATGAAACTTTGTGGAATTTTGACGGTGGCACTCCTGAGAAGCCGGAAACAAAAGACGACATTACAGAAAAACGGATGTATATATTGAACAATAAGATCGTGCAATGCCTGGAAAAAACCTATTCTGTGTATTCCAAAGGCAATAATCAGGATCCGGGCAAGATGGCCAGCCGGGAAACGCAATGCGATATTTCAGGACTGATGAAAAATTACCAGGCAATCATCAGGAATAAAGATAAAAAGGCGAGGCCGGCTGCCTGTAAAAATAAAACCGGCTCCTGAAAAAGAGCCGGTTTTTATATTCATGAACTGAACATCATACCTTCATGATTTCAGCTTCTTTCGTCTTAAGAAGGTCATCACAAGATTTCACATATTTATCCGTAAGAGTCTGAATATCTGCTTCCACGCCTTTGATGAGGTCCTCAGAAACGCCTTCCAGCTTTTTAAGTTCTTTAATACCGTTCTGTCTTGCGTTTCTTACCACAATTTTCGTGTCTTCAGTTTCTCCCTTAGCCTGTTTTGCAAGATCCCTTCTGCGTTCTTCCGTTAAAGGCGGAACATTAAGAATAATATTGATTCCGTTATTAGAAGGCGCGAAACCTAAATTTGAATTGATGATGGCCTTTTCAATATCATTGATTGCTTTGGAATCCCAAGGTTGAATAGAAATCGTCATTGCATCCGGAACAGATACATTCGCAACCTGGTTGATGGGAGTCAGTGATCCGTAATATTCCACCATAACATCCTGAACCATATTCGTAGACGCGCGTCCGGCCCTGATTCTCTGAAATGCATGATCAAGGTGCTTCACAGCTGCTTCCATGTCGTGTTTTACAGACTCTACTATAAGATCTAATTCTTCCATTATATAATAAAAATTTGATAGATTACACATTTATAAATAATTGGTGATAAGTAATAAGTGACAGATAATCTTAAGTTTCTGAAATTTAATCTTTACTTTAACCGGACTTAATTGCAGATTCCTGTTACCTGATGCTTAACATTACAAATCAACTAAAGTACCAACATTTTCCCCGTCTATGATTTTTTCCAAATTACCGATTTTGTTCATATCAAAAACAATGATCGGAAGCTTGTTTTCGTGGCTCAGCGTAAATGCCGTCATATCCATCACCTTAAGGTTTTTAGCATAGACTTCATCAAAAGACAGCGAATTGTATTTTACCGCATCTGCATTTTTTTCCGGATCACTGTCGTAGATTCCGTCTACCCTCGTTCCTTTCAGAATAACATTCGCATCAATTTCAATGGCTCTTAATGTGGCGGCAGTATCCGTTGTAAAGTAAGGATTTCCGGTTCCGGCCCCGAAAATAACTACCCGGCCTTTTTCAAGATGCCTTACCGCTCTCCTTTTAATGAAAGGTTCAGCCACTTTATCCATTTCAATGGCAGACTGGAGCCTTGTTCTGATGCCTGCATCTTCCAGCGCTCCCTGCAAAGCCATACCGTTGATCACAGTGGCCAGCATTCCCATATAATCGCCCTGAACGCGGTCCATGCCCTTTGCTGCGCCCGCAACACCACGGAAAATATTTCCTCCTCCAATTACAATAGCGACTTCACAGCCTTTATCCACTGCTTTTTTAATCTCATTTGCATATTCCTGCAGCCTTTCATTGTCAATACCGTATTGTCTGTTACCCATTAAGGCTTCACCACTAAGTTTGAGAAGGATTCTTTTATATTTCATCTTAAATTTTAAATAACTTTTTAGCTGTGTCAGTTTCGTGTAGAATTTGACTGTGCAAATATAATCATTAATAATATTCATTTTTGCATATCGATTATAAATTTTAAGAGCACCTTATTTACACGTTTGAGGTTTAGGATTCCGTTATACTTTAGCCATA
The sequence above is a segment of the Chryseobacterium sp. JJR-5R genome. Coding sequences within it:
- the frr gene encoding ribosome recycling factor, giving the protein MEELDLIVESVKHDMEAAVKHLDHAFQRIRAGRASTNMVQDVMVEYYGSLTPINQVANVSVPDAMTISIQPWDSKAINDIEKAIINSNLGFAPSNNGINIILNVPPLTEERRRDLAKQAKGETEDTKIVVRNARQNGIKELKKLEGVSEDLIKGVEADIQTLTDKYVKSCDDLLKTKEAEIMKV
- a CDS encoding LptF/LptG family permease, whose translation is MFKILDRYIIKTFFGPFIFIFSVLFFIFIVNIVWVQLGQFMGKGLSSWQILKLLFYLGVSVISMVLPLTILLASIMAFGEFGERYELAAMKAAGISLTRVMLPLLGVTAAMAVMLYFFSNNIIPDFQRKAKNMLFNIAQTKPALNFTPGQFIDQIPGYMVKFDKIVGENGENIEGVFIHKKATSYENQRSIVAEKGRFVPAANKNYLKLVLYNGYVYEDNFAGKSENVRLKQPDQAIKFDSLISHFDVSEIINRAIEEEKITDDYRFQTFNQLNTTIDKTKKDNDKFFTNVNNDVLSQTNSVIGYMDSKQNRSKVKPKQLLKLDTLKKEKKLEIIRNAYSRLDNLKSTLDSKNKEIDPGVKYYGKVVIYQQRIVTYSFTCIIFFLIGASLGSIIRKGGMGLPVIIAIVIFIIFYIINVGTENMSWSGKINPYLGAWIPNIVLFPFGIWMTYKALTDSQLFDAEKYKALFKPVTRLFVKNKEHERYQ
- a CDS encoding outer membrane lipoprotein carrier protein LolA — encoded protein: MKNIISKIVVSSLVVGAVGFTSAQKIDAKAKKILDDITANYKSKKNTYFKFSFGTGTNGQTSKTEPGIYYAAGDKYKLKIMEIEQIFDGNKIYNINTEDTEVTVAKPNGSSSMFSPINYLSSYRNDYNVTYNGKKNIDGVNTDFIKLTPVKSNGIKYVYLYVDSAKKQMVKLEQHGSNNDIAVITIKDYKENQNLDPGMFIFDKGKYKNYLVTEL
- the pyrH gene encoding UMP kinase, with amino-acid sequence MKYKRILLKLSGEALMGNRQYGIDNERLQEYANEIKKAVDKGCEVAIVIGGGNIFRGVAGAAKGMDRVQGDYMGMLATVINGMALQGALEDAGIRTRLQSAIEMDKVAEPFIKRRAVRHLEKGRVVIFGAGTGNPYFTTDTAATLRAIEIDANVILKGTRVDGIYDSDPEKNADAVKYNSLSFDEVYAKNLKVMDMTAFTLSHENKLPIIVFDMNKIGNLEKIIDGENVGTLVDL